The genomic region TGGGCTTGGGGTGTACATCAATGGTGATCGGGCTGCCATCGGCCAGTGTCAGGTGCGCCTGGAAGTGTTTTTGCAGGCCGGGGATGTTGCGAAACGTCAGCGGGTAGTGCTCGCCCAGGGCATCGGCAATCGAGGTGGCGGCCATGGGCACGTCGTCGCTGGCCATCGGCTCGCCGGGTTCGCCGGCATTCAGCAGGTAGCGGTAGGCGTTGCGGTCGAGGCGCGGTAGCCAACTGGCGCGCTCGGCGGCGGGCAGGCGGTCGAGGATCGCGATCGATGTCGACACGTCGTTTTCCAGGTTGCCCAGCATCACGCTCCGGGCGCTCATGTAGCGCTCATAGAACTGCGCACTGAACGACAGGGCGTTGGCGCACAGCAGGCTGACGATGAAAATAACCGACAGTTGCGCCGCCAGGGTGCGCGGCCAGCGGAACGTGAGGGTCATGCCGAGTCCCCAAGGATTTCCACGGCCAGGGAGAACACATAGCCTTCGCTGCGCACGGTCTTGATGTAGGCCGGTTCGCGGGCGTCGTCCAAAAGGCGCTGGCGCAGGCGGCTGACCAGCAGGTCGATGGAGCGGTCGAACAGGTCTGCGTCCCGGCCTTGGGTCAGGTTCAGCAACTGGTCACGGTTGAGTACCCGTTGCGGATGGTCGAGGAAGACGCGTAACAGGCGGTATTCTGCGCCGCTCAGGGCCACCAGGGTGTTGTCTTCATCCAGCAGATGGCGGGCGGTGGTGTCCAGGCGCCAGCGGCCAAAGCGGATCAGCCGGCCGCTTTCCGTCACCACCAGGTTCGGCGGCAGCATCCGGGTGCGGCGCAGCACGGCGTTGATGCGGGCCAGCAGTTCACGGGCGGCGAAGGGCTTGACCAGGTAATCGTCGGCGCCCATTTCCAGGCCGATGATGCGGTCGGTTTCATCGTTGCGCGCGGTGAGCATCAGGATCGGCGTGGCCTTGTGTTTGCCCACCCGCAGTTCGCGGCACAGCTGCAAACCATCATCGCCCGGCATCATGATATCCAGCACGATCAGGTCCACGGGGGTGGTGTCGAGAAAGCTGCGCATCTGCCGGCCGTCGGCCACCACGGTGGTGCGCAGGCCATTCTTTTTCAGGTAGTTGCCCACCAGTTCGCGGATCTCCCGATCGTCATCGACAATCAGAATGTGATCGACGTGATCCATGCTGCGTTCCTCGTTGATTAGTCATTGATGCGCAGTCTAGCCACTGCCGGCGGGCTTGCCTTGTGCCCTTTGTATTGCAGTGTATCTGGCGGTGACGAGATACACATCGACGCAAAAATCCGGGCCTGGCCGACACAATCCGGATACCTCGCAAGGTTCAAATGAGCCCATCGAGGTGATCCGCCTCGGCCCACTTGAAACCCCGAGGAACCGCCCATGACTATCAAAGCTACCTATGCCAGTTGCCTGTTTGCCTTACTCACTGGCCTGAGTGTTGCCGCTCATGCCGAAACCACCGCCAGCCAGCCGGATATCCACCAGGTGGTGTCGATCTCCGAAGAGTCCGGTGGCGTGCTGTGCGGCATCGTCAACTCGCACCTGACCTACCTGGATTCCGAGGGCCAGCGCCACGTCCTCGACTACCGCAAATTTTCCAGCAATTGCCTTGAAGGCAGTTGAGGAGACCGGCCATGACCCCACTCAACAGCTTTCTCAGCGCCCTGGCGTTTTCCATGGCGGGTGTGGCGGCGGATGTGAATGCCGCCACCGCGAAAAAACTCACCGGCAGTGAAACCTGCTTCCAGAACACGCCGGTGGCGCAAAACGGCGCGGGTCGCAAACGCGCCGAAACACCCCCGGCCACGAGGTGACACCCATGAACTTCATCCGATACCTGCGCCGCTCAAAAACCCTGCTGCTGTTGGCACTGGTGGTTGCCTTGGTCGGCGTGCCCAAGGCGGTGAACTACCTGATCAATAACGTCGATGCCGAAAGTTTCAGCCAGTCCGATGAGCGCATGCCGTCCCTCGACGGCGCGGTGGCCTGGCTCAACTCGCCACCGCTGACGGTCGAGGGCCTGAAGGGCAAGGTGGTGCTGGTGGATTTCTGGACCTACGACTGCGTCAACTGCCAGCGCAGCCTGCCGTACGTCAATCAGTGGGCGAAGAAGTACGCCAGGGACGGGTTGGTGGTGATCGGTGTGCACACGCCGGAAAACGCCTACGAGAAAGTCCTGGATAACGTACGCAGCCAGGTCAAGAAGCTGGACATCCATTACCCGGTGGCCATCGACAACGACTACCGGATCTGGCGTGCTTTCGATAACCAGTATTGGCCGGCCCATTACTTCTTTGATGCCACCGGTAAAGTCCGCTATAGCCATTTCGGTGAAGGCCGTTATGACAATCAGGAGAAGGTCATACAGGCCTTGCTGGAAGAAGCCCGGGCCGCCGGCTCAACGCAAGGGTAGTTTCCAGCGCTCCCGGTAGAGGTCGTACTGCGCCGCCGGCAGTTGCACCAGCACCGGGTTTTCTCGCGGGTTCAGCCAGGCAAACAACGCTTGGATATTTACCGGCTCCATCGCCGTACAGCCCAATGTCCCCGCACTGACGCTGCGCCAGATATGCAGGAAAATACACGAACCACCGTTGGCCGAAGCCGGTGTGTTGTGTTCGATAAAAATCCCCTGGCGGTACAGCTGATCCTTGCGCAGCATCCGCTCGGAGCTGGTCCAGTCCTTGTTCACCGTCGAGCTGTCCACCAGGGTGTTGTAGTGGCTGGACAGGCTGTCATCTACGCATTCGCGAGTGGCCGTACTGGCGGTATAGGGCAACCGGGTATCGGCGGTGGGGGCGTAGCCAAAGGCGCTGCCGAGTTTGAAGATACCGGCCGGGGCCTTGCCATCGCCTTCATGCTTGAGGGGCTGCTGGTCGGGGGTGGGCGTCGTAAGGCCGGTACCCCACGCCATGCCGTTTTTACCGACCACGATGGCAAAGGGTTCGCCGACTTTCTGAAAGCCTTGCCCATGCCGCTCATAGCGTTGTGCGGTGCCCTGGAGGGCGTTCCAGTCCGGGGTGGTGACCACGATCAGTTGTCGGCTGTCGTCGGGGATTTGCGCGAGCGCCACGTTTGAAAGCAGCGTCAGGAGCGCCGCGCAGGTTTTGATGAGCGTGTTCAACGTCGTTCAGTCCTTGAAAAGAGGGAAACCTCAAACGCTAGTTTTTGCCCCGGGCTTTATCAAGCTGAAGCTGTGTTGCGATGTTACCGCAACGGCTCGATAGGGAAGTCCATCGGCTCGGCCCGCACCGGATTGCGGCTGTAGGTGAAGTGCCACCATTCGCCGGCGTAACCGGTAAAGCCTTCCTTGGCCATTGCCGCGCTCAATCGTTGGCGATTCTGGCGTGCCGCCTGGCTGATGTGGGGGCTGTCGGTATGGGCCATTTCGTCGAAGCAATCAAAACCGGTGCCCATGTCCAGGCCGCCATCGGGCAGGCGTCGACCGTAACCGGCG from Pseudomonas yamanorum harbors:
- a CDS encoding response regulator, with translation MDHVDHILIVDDDREIRELVGNYLKKNGLRTTVVADGRQMRSFLDTTPVDLIVLDIMMPGDDGLQLCRELRVGKHKATPILMLTARNDETDRIIGLEMGADDYLVKPFAARELLARINAVLRRTRMLPPNLVVTESGRLIRFGRWRLDTTARHLLDEDNTLVALSGAEYRLLRVFLDHPQRVLNRDQLLNLTQGRDADLFDRSIDLLVSRLRQRLLDDAREPAYIKTVRSEGYVFSLAVEILGDSA
- a CDS encoding DUF2790 domain-containing protein; the protein is MTIKATYASCLFALLTGLSVAAHAETTASQPDIHQVVSISEESGGVLCGIVNSHLTYLDSEGQRHVLDYRKFSSNCLEGS
- a CDS encoding L,D-transpeptidase family protein yields the protein MNTLIKTCAALLTLLSNVALAQIPDDSRQLIVVTTPDWNALQGTAQRYERHGQGFQKVGEPFAIVVGKNGMAWGTGLTTPTPDQQPLKHEGDGKAPAGIFKLGSAFGYAPTADTRLPYTASTATRECVDDSLSSHYNTLVDSSTVNKDWTSSERMLRKDQLYRQGIFIEHNTPASANGGSCIFLHIWRSVSAGTLGCTAMEPVNIQALFAWLNPRENPVLVQLPAAQYDLYRERWKLPLR